From the genome of Candidatus Roizmanbacteria bacterium, one region includes:
- a CDS encoding glycosyltransferase produces the protein MLDLSIIIVSYNTVELTTQCLDSIASSLSKSSIDLEVIVVDNSSTDDSVDRIKKTKLYPLGCTVIKNDTNVGFGKANNIGLKKARGKYILFLNSDTMVHELNLKELLQIMDSDTKIGVLTVRVNLENGALDPASHRGFPTLWRSFTYFSKLELVTKNVPLLNRFFGGYHLIHLDLNKTHEIDSPSGAFFLTRKSILDVVGGFDEDFLCMGRILILQKGLRKPVTRLSFSWSINHPSERKKWNET, from the coding sequence ATGCTCGATCTCTCCATCATTATTGTTTCATACAATACAGTAGAACTTACAACACAGTGTCTAGATTCTATAGCAAGCTCATTGAGTAAATCTTCGATTGATTTGGAAGTTATCGTGGTGGACAATTCCTCAACAGACGACTCGGTTGATAGGATTAAGAAAACAAAGTTATATCCTCTTGGCTGTACAGTAATCAAGAATGATACAAATGTCGGCTTTGGAAAGGCAAATAACATAGGGCTCAAGAAGGCAAGAGGTAAGTATATCCTTTTTTTGAACTCTGATACTATGGTCCATGAGCTTAATTTAAAAGAGCTTCTTCAAATAATGGATTCAGATACCAAAATCGGTGTTTTGACAGTACGAGTTAATCTTGAAAACGGCGCACTTGATCCGGCTTCTCATAGGGGATTCCCAACACTATGGAGATCCTTTACCTACTTTTCCAAACTTGAGTTAGTGACGAAAAATGTACCATTACTAAATAGATTCTTTGGTGGGTATCATCTAATTCACTTAGATCTAAACAAGACTCATGAAATAGATTCTCCGAGTGGGGCATTTTTTCTCACAAGAAAATCGATTCTTGATGTAGTTGGTGGCTTTGATGAGGATTTTTTATGTATGGGGAGGATCTTGATCTTGCAAAAAGGATTAAGGAAGCCGGTTACAAGATTATCTTTTTCCTGGTCAATCAATCACCCATCTGAAAGGAAAAAGTGGAATGAAACATGA
- the rpsI gene encoding 30S ribosomal protein S9 gives MATKVKTKSNLYHEAVGRRKSAISRVRLYVPGKEKSMLVEGNKATIGNIFVNAKPIATLFSATNEKIRYLEPLLLTKSDERFIISAHIRGGGRSSQLDALIHSIARALEKVNEEYRPILKKAGLLTRDARVRERRKVGTGGKARRQKQSPKR, from the coding sequence ATGGCTACTAAAGTAAAGACAAAATCAAATCTATATCACGAAGCAGTTGGAAGACGAAAGTCTGCCATCTCTCGAGTTAGGCTATATGTGCCCGGTAAGGAAAAGTCGATGTTAGTAGAGGGAAACAAGGCAACTATTGGGAATATCTTTGTTAATGCGAAGCCGATCGCAACCCTTTTTTCTGCAACAAACGAAAAAATTCGATATTTAGAACCATTACTATTAACTAAGTCAGACGAACGATTTATCATCTCCGCACATATCAGAGGTGGTGGCCGATCAAGTCAGCTTGATGCTTTGATTCATTCAATAGCAAGAGCCCTAGAAAAGGTTAACGAAGAGTACCGTCCTATTCTTAAAAAAGCCGGACTTCTTACACGAGATGCACGAGTCCGAGAACGACGCAAGGTCGGTACCGGTGGAAAGGCACGAAGACAGAAACAGTCACCAAAACGATAA
- the rplM gene encoding 50S ribosomal protein L13 — protein MKVTHSTKPGRTEDVERKWHLIDIKGKVLGRVISDITSLLQGKQKAGYSPNIDSGDCVVVINAAQLVVTGNKLKSKVYTRYSGYPGGLASQVLGDKLRLRPTEVVHHAVSGMLPKNKLRDVRMGRLFIYKDNNHPHQDKFKN, from the coding sequence ATGAAAGTAACACATTCAACGAAACCAGGTAGAACGGAGGATGTCGAAAGAAAATGGCATCTTATCGATATAAAAGGTAAAGTACTCGGAAGAGTTATCTCTGATATAACCTCGTTACTCCAAGGTAAGCAAAAGGCTGGATACTCACCAAATATCGATAGCGGAGACTGTGTTGTGGTAATTAACGCAGCTCAGTTAGTTGTTACTGGTAACAAACTTAAAAGCAAGGTGTATACTCGTTACTCTGGATATCCAGGAGGTTTAGCATCGCAGGTTCTTGGTGACAAGCTGAGATTAAGACCAACTGAGGTCGTACATCATGCTGTATCTGGAATGTTGCCGAAGAACAAACTTAGAGACGTGAGAATGGGTCGACTATTTATTTATAAAGATAACAATCATCCACATCAAGATAAGTTTAAAAACTAA
- a CDS encoding L17 family ribosomal protein, whose translation MNHRVSKRKFGYGVDSNSMLLRKLVTNFVMQGKIVTTHQKALYMRASVDRLVTHAKKDTNSSMNMLKSFFGVDDVPVNLKKAVKGVFADRTSGFTRITKIGRRSSDGALMAQISWVSPVIYTKNEAQKTVSAKPAAVEKPKKKPEVKATLKASPKGRSTSGRKKTV comes from the coding sequence ATGAATCATAGAGTGTCCAAGAGAAAATTCGGTTACGGTGTCGACTCAAACTCGATGCTGTTGAGAAAGTTGGTAACGAACTTTGTCATGCAAGGCAAAATTGTAACCACTCATCAGAAAGCTCTTTATATGAGAGCGTCTGTTGATAGACTCGTGACACATGCTAAGAAGGATACAAACTCATCGATGAATATGCTTAAAAGTTTCTTTGGAGTCGACGATGTACCTGTAAACCTAAAAAAGGCAGTGAAGGGTGTTTTTGCTGATAGGACAAGTGGTTTTACTAGGATTACAAAGATTGGTCGACGTTCAAGCGATGGAGCGCTTATGGCTCAGATTTCATGGGTAAGTCCCGTCATCTATACAAAGAACGAAGCGCAAAAAACTGTGTCCGCAAAACCAGCGGCGGTCGAAAAGCCAAAGAAAAAACCAGAAGTTAAGGCAACATTAAAAGCTTCGCCCAAAGGGCGATCGACCTCAGGTCGGAAGAAAACTGTATGA
- a CDS encoding DNA-directed RNA polymerase subunit alpha yields the protein MVQPNFFTKKVEETPTYGKFIIEPLPLSFGNSMGNALRRTLLSSLKGSAITQIRAANADHMFSTIKGVKESVLEILLHLKQLKFETTGEGSFMMHLDVKGAGKITGKDISGEAKVVNSDFYIAEITDEKAKIDIDFVVETGVGTLGEDEIQKKESDYVAVEAFFSPVKRVNFKIEEARVGRKSNFDRLVMEVWTDGTTSPTQSIKDASSIISEHFNHLLSGKDNPELKEEQATAASVTKEVDQKLNDIIIDELNLPSRVINALLRENIETVADLVRVGKDKLIGVKGLGKKSFVLIEDELKKMGIDIKSEE from the coding sequence ATGGTTCAACCCAATTTTTTCACTAAAAAAGTAGAGGAAACTCCTACTTATGGTAAGTTTATTATCGAGCCTTTACCACTAAGTTTTGGTAACAGCATGGGTAATGCCCTAAGAAGAACATTATTATCGTCGCTAAAGGGATCTGCAATTACCCAAATAAGAGCGGCAAATGCTGATCACATGTTTAGCACCATTAAAGGTGTTAAAGAATCTGTTCTTGAGATTTTACTTCATCTTAAGCAGTTGAAGTTTGAGACCACTGGAGAAGGTAGTTTTATGATGCATCTTGACGTTAAAGGTGCCGGTAAAATTACAGGAAAAGATATCAGTGGTGAAGCAAAAGTGGTAAACAGTGATTTTTATATCGCAGAGATTACCGATGAAAAAGCTAAGATAGACATTGATTTCGTCGTAGAGACTGGCGTTGGTACGCTTGGTGAAGATGAAATTCAAAAAAAGGAGTCTGATTATGTCGCAGTTGAAGCATTCTTCTCACCGGTCAAGAGAGTTAACTTCAAGATTGAGGAAGCTCGAGTTGGTAGAAAGTCAAACTTTGATCGATTGGTAATGGAGGTATGGACAGACGGTACTACCAGTCCAACACAAAGCATTAAGGATGCTTCCTCTATTATTTCTGAGCACTTTAATCACCTTCTTTCAGGAAAAGATAATCCTGAATTAAAGGAAGAGCAGGCAACCGCTGCAAGCGTTACAAAAGAAGTTGATCAAAAGCTCAATGACATTATCATTGATGAGTTAAACCTTCCATCACGAGTTATAAATGCTCTGCTTCGAGAAAACATCGAAACGGTTGCTGACTTGGTAAGAGTTGGTAAGGATAAACTCATTGGAGTCAAGGGACTAGGAAAGAAGTCCTTCGTTCTCATTGAGGATGAGTTGAAGAAAATGGGTATCGATATTAAATCAGAGGAATAA
- the rpsD gene encoding 30S ribosomal protein S4, which produces MRYTGPRNKVSRREGEDLGLKTPGTKGHATLLKKLTIKPGQHGAGTRKRKKQSERGKQLREKQKLRFMFGVTETQLKNYYNEAVNTKGNTGVILGQLLEQRLDNVIYRLGFAPTRASARQLVNHGHVAVEFKVVSVASYRVTAGEKISFNKEKTTKIPYIETQMANETLIVPEWLERKATQGKVVKMPDSQSIEKQVNMRSVIEFYSR; this is translated from the coding sequence ATGAGATATACAGGACCTAGAAATAAAGTATCGAGACGTGAAGGTGAAGATCTTGGACTGAAGACTCCAGGAACAAAGGGTCACGCCACTCTACTGAAAAAGTTGACAATCAAGCCTGGACAACATGGTGCCGGAACCAGAAAGAGAAAGAAGCAGTCAGAGCGTGGAAAGCAGTTGAGGGAAAAGCAGAAGCTAAGATTTATGTTTGGAGTTACTGAAACTCAGTTGAAGAATTATTACAACGAGGCAGTTAATACAAAAGGAAACACCGGAGTAATACTTGGCCAACTACTTGAACAGAGATTGGATAATGTTATCTATCGACTAGGGTTTGCTCCAACTAGAGCAAGCGCCAGACAGCTAGTTAACCATGGTCATGTTGCCGTTGAGTTCAAGGTAGTATCGGTAGCATCTTACAGAGTAACAGCAGGTGAAAAGATTTCATTTAACAAAGAGAAAACAACCAAGATTCCTTATATTGAGACACAGATGGCAAACGAAACACTGATCGTTCCTGAGTGGTTAGAACGAAAGGCAACACAAGGAAAGGTTGTAAAGATGCCAGACAGCCAAAGTATTGAGAAGCAAGTAAATATGAGATCTGTTATTGAGTTCTATTCTAGATAG
- the rpsK gene encoding 30S ribosomal protein S11 has protein sequence MKKKKDQKIVEKGRIYVVATFNNTMVTITDEKGSPIVTGSSGRHGFAGTRKSTPYAATVTTDGTIKKATGDFAMREVAVYVKGIGPGRESALRVIKGSSLEISKIIDITPVPHNGVRPPKLRRV, from the coding sequence ATGAAAAAAAAGAAAGATCAAAAAATCGTCGAAAAAGGTCGAATCTATGTGGTTGCAACCTTTAACAACACAATGGTTACAATCACTGACGAAAAAGGTTCACCAATTGTGACTGGTTCAAGTGGACGACATGGTTTTGCAGGAACAAGAAAATCGACTCCATACGCAGCTACTGTGACCACAGACGGTACAATAAAAAAAGCAACAGGCGACTTTGCTATGAGAGAGGTTGCGGTATATGTCAAAGGTATAGGCCCTGGACGTGAATCAGCTCTCAGAGTTATTAAAGGCTCAAGTTTGGAAATATCAAAAATTATAGATATTACGCCGGTGCCTCACAATGGAGTGAGACCACCAAAATTGAGAAGAGTTTAA
- the rpsM gene encoding 30S ribosomal protein S13, protein MARLLGLILPDTARVEYALTLFYGIGWDGSGKILKNTGIDKQKRIKEITEEELKKISAEIEKLYVVEGNLREEVNDHIKRLREIGAYRGIRHVRGLPIYGQRTKSNARTKRGKRKTVGALKKEVWAKLETGQAAAPAAKK, encoded by the coding sequence ATGGCACGACTTTTAGGACTCATATTACCTGACACAGCTCGAGTAGAGTATGCATTGACATTGTTTTACGGCATTGGGTGGGATGGATCAGGTAAGATTCTTAAAAATACCGGAATCGATAAGCAGAAAAGAATTAAGGAGATAACGGAAGAAGAACTCAAAAAAATAAGTGCAGAAATAGAGAAACTCTATGTTGTTGAAGGAAATTTAAGAGAAGAAGTGAACGATCATATAAAACGATTAAGAGAGATCGGCGCTTATAGAGGCATAAGACATGTCCGTGGGTTACCAATCTATGGACAAAGAACGAAATCAAACGCGAGAACTAAGCGTGGTAAGAGAAAGACAGTTGGAGCACTTAAGAAAGAAGTTTGGGCAAAGTTAGAAACAGGACAGGCAGCAGCCCCAGCAGCCAAAAAGTGA
- the rpmJ gene encoding 50S ribosomal protein L36, which produces MKVRSSIKKMCPKCQLVKRKGRLYIICANPKHKQRQG; this is translated from the coding sequence ATGAAAGTTAGATCATCAATTAAAAAAATGTGTCCAAAATGCCAGCTTGTAAAGCGAAAAGGTAGACTTTATATTATTTGCGCCAACCCAAAGCACAAGCAACGACAAGGATAA
- the infA gene encoding translation initiation factor IF-1 has protein sequence MMASDFIVVEGEVVENLPNTLFRVKIKDSDKMIMCYLSGKMRKHYIKILPGDKVRIEITPYDLDRGRIVYRI, from the coding sequence TTGATGGCAAGTGATTTTATTGTGGTTGAGGGGGAGGTCGTAGAGAACCTACCAAATACACTTTTTCGTGTTAAAATCAAAGACTCCGATAAAATGATCATGTGCTATTTATCTGGGAAAATGCGAAAGCATTATATTAAGATTCTACCCGGAGACAAGGTTCGCATCGAGATCACTCCATATGATCTTGATCGAGGAAGAATTGTATATCGAATATGA
- the map gene encoding type I methionyl aminopeptidase — MIHYKTPDEIKTMQQGGAILKEVMREVVLQVKPGITTMEIDQLVQKGLKKRGADISFNKVDNYSWATCTSVNAQIVHTPPSSYVLKDGDLLTIDAGAYFGGFHTDYAISFMVGDSRDETIERFLQAGKDALIDAIKAVKVGNYIGDISKAFQDRIESEGYSIIRRLTGHGVGKELHEEPYVPCFVSKPREQTVKITPGLVIAVEVMYAMGSGEMIQEPGNDWSLITKDGSLSAQFEHSLAVSDKNTLILT; from the coding sequence ATGATTCACTATAAAACCCCAGATGAGATTAAGACCATGCAACAAGGTGGAGCTATTCTTAAAGAAGTGATGCGGGAGGTAGTGCTGCAGGTCAAGCCAGGAATTACTACCATGGAGATTGATCAGTTAGTTCAAAAAGGTCTTAAAAAAAGAGGAGCGGATATATCCTTTAACAAAGTCGACAACTATAGTTGGGCAACCTGTACCTCGGTAAATGCTCAGATAGTGCACACGCCCCCTTCATCCTATGTTCTGAAGGATGGAGATCTGTTAACAATAGATGCTGGCGCATATTTTGGTGGATTTCACACCGACTATGCAATTTCTTTTATGGTTGGAGATAGCCGCGATGAAACAATTGAGAGGTTTTTACAGGCAGGAAAAGATGCCTTAATCGATGCCATAAAGGCTGTGAAGGTAGGTAATTATATAGGCGATATCTCCAAAGCATTTCAGGACAGAATAGAGTCGGAAGGCTACAGTATCATTAGGCGTCTGACCGGTCATGGCGTGGGTAAAGAGCTTCACGAAGAGCCGTATGTGCCGTGTTTTGTGAGTAAACCGAGGGAACAGACTGTGAAAATTACACCTGGGTTGGTAATAGCCGTGGAGGTAATGTACGCTATGGGGTCAGGAGAGATGATCCAAGAACCCGGAAACGACTGGAGTCTCATTACCAAGGACGGGTCATTATCTGCCCAGTTTGAACATAGTCTAGCTGTTTCAGATAAAAATACGCTCATTTTGACATAA
- a CDS encoding nucleoside monophosphate kinase has product MKLVLMGIQGAGKSTQGNLLVKQLGLPYLSTGHIFRKIAKEKTQLGRYIKTVMNAGILIPDDKTIEIVNSYLSRKEYANGYILDGFPRTLAQAKKFINHVDKVIYVDIPDKDALWRLAYRKDDDRIDNTIQALKKRIESFKKLTVPVLDYYRKKGKLADIDGTQTVEEVNQEILKSLGKQLIENKLSAWQQHKKAIIAIVGLPGSGKSEAAAHFKSRKVPVIHFGKVVTDEVQKRYHAQKEEYHKIVREELRRTHGMEAMAKLNLDSIKKDLKKNNIVVIDGMRSWKEYEYLTLELKNTDIYIMALFAEKNIRYSRLGSRTQDRPGHGGEKRDINELFGTNMGPTIAFADFLVKNNFSKEEFQDKLDEVYDTVYFS; this is encoded by the coding sequence ATGAAATTAGTATTGATGGGTATTCAGGGTGCTGGAAAATCCACTCAAGGTAATCTACTAGTCAAGCAACTCGGACTTCCATACCTTTCAACCGGTCACATCTTCCGTAAGATTGCGAAGGAGAAGACGCAGCTTGGAAGATATATCAAGACCGTGATGAATGCCGGAATTCTTATTCCTGATGACAAAACGATTGAGATCGTGAACTCCTACCTATCTCGTAAAGAATACGCAAACGGATATATTCTCGATGGGTTTCCTCGAACACTTGCTCAGGCAAAGAAATTTATCAATCACGTTGATAAGGTAATCTATGTCGATATTCCCGATAAAGACGCCCTATGGAGACTTGCGTATCGTAAAGATGATGATCGAATAGATAACACCATACAAGCGCTCAAAAAAAGAATTGAGTCATTCAAAAAGTTAACGGTACCAGTTTTAGATTACTACCGAAAGAAAGGAAAACTTGCCGACATAGATGGTACTCAAACTGTTGAGGAGGTAAATCAAGAAATTCTTAAGAGTTTAGGAAAACAGCTTATTGAGAATAAATTGAGCGCATGGCAACAGCACAAAAAGGCGATAATCGCCATCGTCGGTCTACCAGGGTCTGGTAAGTCTGAAGCAGCTGCTCACTTTAAGTCTCGAAAAGTTCCGGTTATACATTTTGGTAAAGTGGTAACTGATGAGGTTCAAAAAAGATATCATGCACAGAAAGAGGAATATCATAAGATTGTACGTGAAGAATTGCGCAGAACCCATGGAATGGAAGCAATGGCAAAGTTAAATCTAGACAGCATAAAGAAGGATCTTAAAAAAAATAATATCGTTGTGATCGATGGAATGAGATCTTGGAAAGAATATGAATACCTTACATTAGAACTTAAGAATACCGACATTTACATAATGGCATTATTCGCAGAAAAGAATATACGTTATTCTCGGCTTGGTTCCAGAACTCAAGATAGGCCAGGACATGGAGGTGAGAAGAGAGACATTAATGAACTTTTCGGAACAAATATGGGACCAACTATTGCATTTGCAGACTTCTTAGTCAAAAATAATTTTTCCAAAGAAGAGTTTCAGGATAAACTTGATGAAGTGTACGACACTGTTTACTTCTCATAA
- the rpmG gene encoding 50S ribosomal protein L33: MARKGSRVLVGLVCEVCGSQNYTTQKNKVNTTEPLKLNKYCRACRKRASHKEKKKLD, encoded by the coding sequence ATGGCACGAAAAGGATCAAGAGTTTTGGTTGGATTAGTTTGTGAAGTATGTGGTTCACAGAACTACACCACACAAAAAAACAAAGTAAATACAACCGAACCATTAAAGCTGAACAAATACTGTCGAGCATGTCGTAAACGAGCTTCCCATAAGGAAAAAAAGAAGCTTGATTAG
- a CDS encoding preprotein translocase subunit SecY has protein sequence MVFSFIFTLVAGTFILVWFGELLTEYGLGQGISLLIFAGIVGRAPVIFQQVLGTVTPETALNLVIFLSLSLLVIAGVVFVNEAIRKIPVYYAKRVKGNKMYQSATNFLPLKLNQAGVIPIIFAVSFVLLPQLLGNFLGQVSNKTVASAALGLAQLFNPAGAVYNLVYFFLVVGFTFFYTLVVFNPQKIAEEIQKAGGFIPGIRPGSATSNYLSGVIYKITSVGALFLGIIAILPAILSSITGITSLVIGGTGILIVVSVILETFKTVESQMVMKNYDRYAR, from the coding sequence GTGGTTTTCTCATTCATTTTCACACTTGTGGCCGGAACATTTATTCTCGTATGGTTTGGCGAACTCCTGACAGAGTACGGTTTAGGGCAGGGCATATCTCTTCTTATTTTCGCCGGTATAGTGGGACGTGCACCGGTTATATTCCAACAAGTATTAGGTACCGTAACTCCTGAGACGGCTTTAAATCTAGTTATTTTCCTTAGTCTCTCGTTACTCGTTATTGCAGGAGTCGTATTTGTAAACGAAGCGATACGAAAAATTCCGGTATATTATGCTAAGCGCGTAAAAGGCAATAAAATGTACCAGTCTGCAACTAACTTCCTACCTTTAAAGCTTAATCAGGCCGGTGTTATTCCAATAATCTTTGCTGTTTCATTCGTGTTGCTTCCTCAACTTTTGGGAAATTTTCTAGGGCAGGTAAGTAACAAAACGGTAGCGTCAGCAGCACTTGGCCTAGCCCAACTATTTAATCCAGCAGGAGCCGTATATAATCTCGTTTATTTTTTCTTAGTAGTTGGGTTTACATTTTTCTATACTTTGGTTGTGTTTAACCCTCAAAAAATTGCAGAAGAAATTCAAAAAGCCGGGGGTTTTATTCCAGGAATTAGACCCGGATCAGCCACGAGCAACTACCTATCTGGGGTAATTTATAAAATCACTAGTGTTGGAGCATTATTTTTAGGTATAATAGCTATCTTGCCTGCAATCCTTTCATCAATAACTGGGATAACTAGTTTGGTGATCGGAGGAACAGGGATTTTAATAGTTGTGTCAGTAATTTTGGAAACCTTCAAGACGGTTGAGTCACAGATGGTCATGAAAAATTACGATCGATACGCACGTTAA
- the rpsH gene encoding 30S ribosomal protein S8 gives MLRYKHGEAVFTNVTIRSKPGRRWYITVNDIKPVMSGTGYMIISTSRGLMTNVEARKSKLGGSYYLRFGSSINSL, from the coding sequence GTGCTGAGATACAAGCATGGTGAAGCAGTCTTTACCAATGTGACGATTAGATCAAAACCAGGTCGGCGTTGGTATATAACGGTAAACGATATCAAGCCAGTTATGAGCGGGACAGGATACATGATCATCTCGACCTCAAGAGGATTGATGACCAATGTTGAGGCAAGAAAGTCGAAGTTAGGCGGAAGTTATTATTTGAGATTTGGTAGTTCGATAAACTCACTATAA
- the rpsS gene encoding 30S ribosomal protein S19, translating into MSRSSKKGPYIDENVMKRIATQKNTGERTPIKTWARQSVIAPDFVGHRIAIHNGRKHIEVLISESMIGHRLGEFSLTRTFRSHGKVTKKVISAT; encoded by the coding sequence ATGAGTAGATCATCAAAAAAAGGACCATACATCGACGAGAACGTAATGAAGAGAATTGCAACTCAGAAAAATACAGGAGAGAGAACTCCGATAAAGACATGGGCGAGACAGTCTGTAATCGCGCCAGATTTTGTAGGTCACAGAATCGCAATTCATAATGGACGTAAACATATTGAGGTTTTAATCTCAGAGTCGATGATTGGTCACCGTTTGGGTGAGTTCTCATTGACCAGAACATTCAGAAGCCATGGAAAAGTTACAAAGAAAGTGATTTCAGCAACCTAA
- a CDS encoding type Z 30S ribosomal protein S14, translating into MAKTSSVVKFLHKQKFDVRHVSRCALCGRARGYMRRFGLCRICFRQRALAGEIPGVKKVSW; encoded by the coding sequence ATGGCAAAAACATCATCAGTAGTTAAGTTTTTACATAAGCAGAAGTTCGATGTTCGTCATGTGAGCAGATGTGCATTGTGCGGTAGAGCTCGAGGCTATATGAGACGATTTGGGCTCTGTAGAATATGCTTCAGACAGAGAGCGTTAGCTGGCGAAATTCCAGGAGTTAAAAAAGTTTCTTGGTAA
- the rplE gene encoding 50S ribosomal protein L5 — protein MELKDRYNKELKKKLQEDLKIENVMAVPKITKVVINVGAGEAVQNKNVLDKIQEQIGWISGQKPIITKARKSVSAFKIRKGLPIGAKVTLRGFAMYEFLQKLISIVMPRMRDFRGIDDSVIDSYGNMNLGFTEQTLFPEIEFDRIDKSRGLQVTIVTTATTKEQGKKLFEAFGIPFKK, from the coding sequence ATGGAACTAAAAGATAGATATAACAAAGAACTAAAAAAGAAACTTCAGGAAGATCTGAAGATAGAGAATGTAATGGCTGTTCCAAAGATTACAAAGGTTGTAATTAATGTAGGAGCTGGTGAGGCAGTGCAAAATAAGAATGTTCTTGATAAAATACAAGAGCAAATAGGTTGGATAAGCGGTCAAAAGCCAATTATCACAAAAGCGCGTAAATCAGTTTCTGCCTTTAAGATTAGAAAAGGATTACCAATCGGAGCAAAGGTAACGCTTCGTGGTTTCGCAATGTATGAGTTTTTGCAGAAATTGATTAGTATTGTAATGCCACGAATGAGAGATTTTCGAGGTATTGACGACAGCGTTATTGATTCCTATGGGAATATGAATCTTGGTTTTACAGAGCAAACGCTTTTCCCAGAGATTGAGTTTGATCGAATTGATAAATCGCGAGGTTTACAGGTCACAATAGTTACGACCGCAACGACAAAAGAACAAGGAAAGAAATTATTTGAAGCGTTCGGTATTCCATTTAAGAAATAA
- a CDS encoding 50S ribosomal protein L24 translates to MKLRKGDKVRIMAGKDKGKDGVIDRVYPKQEKILIQGINLIKRHIKKNQELPDGGIIDIPKAVQSSSVMLICPKCEKTTRVGFKLDKSKKVRSCKKCKATFK, encoded by the coding sequence ATGAAACTACGAAAAGGCGATAAAGTTAGGATAATGGCTGGTAAGGATAAAGGAAAGGATGGGGTCATTGATCGTGTCTATCCAAAACAGGAGAAGATCTTAATCCAAGGAATAAATTTAATTAAAAGACATATTAAAAAAAATCAAGAACTACCAGACGGTGGGATAATAGATATTCCAAAAGCTGTGCAGTCTTCGTCCGTAATGTTGATATGTCCCAAATGCGAGAAAACGACCAGAGTAGGATTTAAATTAGATAAAAGTAAGAAGGTTAGAAGTTGTAAAAAGTGTAAAGCGACATTTAAGTAA
- the rplN gene encoding 50S ribosomal protein L14: MIQLRTMLHVADNTGAKLVQMIGLPRKGNLLIASIGDVIMVVIKAAIPYAQVKKGEVVPAVIVRTRKEKRRKDGSYIRFDDNACVILVAKETPDPRGTRIFGPIAKEIKDRGFNKIASLAEEIY; the protein is encoded by the coding sequence ATGATTCAACTAAGAACAATGTTGCATGTGGCCGATAACACCGGCGCAAAGTTGGTCCAGATGATCGGGTTACCCCGGAAGGGTAATTTGCTCATTGCCTCTATTGGCGATGTGATTATGGTTGTAATCAAGGCAGCAATTCCTTACGCACAGGTTAAAAAGGGAGAGGTTGTGCCAGCTGTAATTGTCAGAACAAGAAAAGAGAAGAGAAGAAAAGACGGAAGCTATATTAGATTTGACGATAATGCATGTGTGATTTTGGTAGCTAAAGAGACTCCTGATCCAAGAGGAACTCGTATATTTGGCCCGATTGCAAAAGAAATTAAGGATAGAGGTTTTAATAAAATTGCAAGTTTAGCAGAGGAGATTTACTAA
- the rpsQ gene encoding 30S ribosomal protein S17: protein MAQSFTGTVTSIKMNKTIVIRVVSRMRHRIYKKVVTTHRTYKAHNEIADLKLGDVVEITETRPISKTVHFNVTKKI, encoded by the coding sequence ATGGCACAGTCATTTACCGGTACCGTCACCTCAATAAAAATGAATAAAACGATCGTCATCAGGGTAGTAAGCAGAATGAGACACAGGATCTATAAAAAAGTTGTGACAACGCATCGGACATATAAAGCGCATAACGAGATAGCGGATTTGAAATTGGGGGATGTGGTTGAGATTACAGAAACAAGACCAATCTCAAAAACTGTTCATTTTAACGTAACTAAAAAAATATGA